DNA sequence from the Pseudophryne corroboree isolate aPseCor3 chromosome 6, aPseCor3.hap2, whole genome shotgun sequence genome:
GCACCCAGTGACTCTCGAGTGAAGATTTCTTGCTTTCATTTTATCATAGTCTTTGGCATCAGTCAGGCGTGAGTCAACGTATGCTCTTTGCAGTTCTCCAGATAGGAAAGGTGCCACAAGACTTGCCCATTGATCTTTAGGCCGAttctctcatctgttccttcaaaaGTAGTAAGATGAGCTTCATCACTCTGGGTCACCTTTTGCagaaagtgactggcccgtatggaGCGAGTGTTAGTTGGACCATCAGTGGAAGCATCTCCAGACCGGGCTCTTAGCTGCTGTATCAGCTCCCTTAAGGCCTGGAGGTTTTCCTCTATGGCCACTTGCTGTATCTTGTTTTTTTCCCTCACGTAGCCTGCACCAAGGCCTTAATGTCCTTCATGTTATCTCTGGGTCTAGGTTTTGACCAAAACAACACTTTCAATTTTAAACGTAAAAGCTTTTCCTATTGCTGCAATTTTCAGTGTGTTGCTTTCATTCTCCACCAGTTGTGAGGAGATCAGGATAGAAGTGCCCTCTCCTGGAGTAGATGGACACCTCTAAACACACAGaagccaggaaaacagcacaccagtccagggtttccATATGTTGGATGTAATCTTGAATTAACAGCGTCCATTGCTATGGAAGCGTATTCTGTAGTACTCGAGGTGATTGACTAAGGATCACCGTCTAGAAGGAAAGCCCACGCACATTTAATAAAAACCCTAAAGAAAGTCGtggctgacgaaacgcgttggttgatatTAGCTTGACTGAAGGGAGCTAAACAAGCTGTCTCTGAGCTCCCCCCTAATATGGGTGACAGCGAGTTTCTTCCTAACCTCTAACCCACAAAGGACAAGACGTACGTGTGATGTTAgaggtttcttttctttttttaatttttaacattgatttttttttaatctaaaatgtactacaggttgagtatcccttatccaaaatgcttgggaccagaggtattttggatatgggatttttccgtatttggaataattgcataccataatgagatatcatggtgatgggacccaagtctaagcacagaatgcatttaggtttcatatacaccttatacacacagcctggaggtaatttaatacaatattttgaataactttgtgtattaaacaaagtttgtgtacattgagccattaaaaaacaaaagtttcactatcccactctcactcaaaaaagtccgtatttcggaatattccgtatttcggaatatttggatatgggatactcaacctgtatttagataAAACAAATTGACATGTTTATTGGGTGTACTCTGGTAGGAGGGTTCTCTGTAAACAAACTTGGAAAATCATCTTTTATTCACGCCTTTAAAAAAACAGTGACATTTACGGACATTTGAGGACACAAAGTGGCTGACTTTTATTGAGCGCTCCCAAGGACCACCATTTATACAGGTTCTCTCTGGTCCTCACTGACAAAGGACTTAGCAGCTGCTTCCTCAAAAGGAAATGTCTCACAAAGACTATTGGAGATCTCATAAATGCATTGCTTCCGTATGATGACTGTAATATTCACACAGTAATAACTCCGCGGATGAGACGCCACAATATCCAGAGGCAGCGCGCACGCTCAGTGCCGGCGATGAATGGTATTCCTGCCGCGGACGCTGAACATTTTGCTGcagactgatctcttgatctttgcAGCAAATGCTGTTTTACAGTTAATTAGATGAGATTTCCGCACCCGCGCCCTCAGCGCCGACAGGTCCGTATAATGGTGTGAGGTTCCCCCTCCCAGGAAAAGGGGCAATAATTCATCATTAGGGCGTCAGCGTCCAGGTGCAGATGAAAACTGATGGAGCCTCCAGCGAGGCCGAGAGAATGCGCAGCGGCAGAACATTTTATCTGAAGCCCAATTCCCCGGTTACAGCAGAGAATAATTAAGATAATGTTACTTCAAGAGTTCCTTAATGATTAAAAATCACATATGCAGGATCTATAAATGGGAGAGAGTCCGTCCTTTGTGCTGGAGAGTTCCCCAAGCTCCTGGTCTGACAACTGCCGGAGAGCGGCCTCGTTCCAAGGACTTTGTTTAGGTGCAACAAATCATTTGTCTGTTATTAACCCGGAGCTGGTAATTATGCAGATTGCCATAGATTTTCCTGGGCCCGGAGTGAGATGGAGCAGCGCCGGCCGCCATGCATTACTAGAGCCGCCACATTTATCATGCTGACTGATGGCAGCCTGAGCCGCTCCCAGGTCCCAGTGGTTAATGTACTAGGTAATTAACTGTCATTTGCCTGGTAATAGGCGGATGATCAATGGTTTGTGTGGAAACAAATTCCAATCAGGGAGCTGATAAATGCATCCAGCCAGAGACATTGGAATTGGGGCGCGCGAGGAAGCAGCGAGGGCCTGAGTCTCTAAATGACACGTTTACCTGCGACTTCCTCGCATTTATCCAGCGCTCCCTGATGTCCGCATGATAGGAAATAGAACTTTTATAGTATCCGTGGCGACAAAGATACCGCGTTATGTTATTCTATCAGGAGACTTCCTGCCAGCCAGAGGcacatgtatataatgtgtgtgtttaCTTACTgtgtatacactgtgtgtatatatatatattgtgcacatTAATAACATAGTCACAGACATCACTAGATAGTGACACATTGATGGCGCCCCCGATCCCTCTACAGACCTCTCTCCTCAGCAGATTGGTCATGTTACGCCCCATAGCTGTGCCCTGGTTTACATTCATCAACACAGTGACCCCGGTTCACATATTAATACCACATTAGAGCCCCCATGTCTCCTTGTGCCACACTgcaccccagttcacattatgccgcaatgtaatgcccccaattcacattacaccacagtgtaatgcccccaattcatattacaccacagtgtaatacccccaattcatattaccccacagtgtaatgcccccagttcatattacaccacagtgtaatgcccccagttcacattatgccacagtgtaatgcccccacttcatattacgccacagtgtaatgcccccacttcatattacgccacactgtaatacccccacttcatattacgccacactgtaatacccccacttcatattacgccacactgtaatacccccacttcatattacgccacactgtaatacccccacttcatattacgccacactgtaatacccccacttcatattacgccacagtgtaatgcccccagttcacattatgccacagtgtaatgcccccagttcacattatgccacagtgtaatGCCccgagttcacattatgccacagtgtaatgcccccagttcacattacgccacagtgtgatgcccccagttcatattacgccacactgtaATACCCCCACTTCATATTACGCCACAGTGTAATGTAACCAAGTTCATGTTATGCCAAATTATATTTCCATCACTTCACCTTGTGCCAGGAAGCGcccacatctcacatcatgccacagagcacccacatctcatcatgccacagagcacccacatctcatcatgccacagagcacccacatctcatcatgccacagagcacccacatctcacatcatgccacagagcacccacatctcacatcatgccacagagcacccacatctcacatcatgccacagagcacccacatcatgccacagagcacccacatctcacatcatgccacagagtacccacatctcacatcatgccacagagcacccacatctcacatcatgccacagagcacccacatctcacatcatgccacagagcacccacatctcatcatgccacagagcacccacatctcacatcatgccacagagcacccacatctcacatcatgccacagagtacccacatctcacatcatgccacagagcacccacatctcacatcatgccacagagcacccacatctcacatcatgccacagagcacccacatctcatcatgccacagagcacccacatctcatcatgccacagagcaccctcatctcatcatgccacagagcacccacatctcacatcatgccacagagcacccacatctcacatcatgccacagagcacccacatcatgccacagagcacccacatctcacatcatgccacagagcacccacatctcacatcatgccacagagcacccacatctcacatcatgccacagagcacccacatctcacatcatgccacagagtacccacatctcacaccatgccacagagcacccacatctcacatcatgccacagagcacccacatctcacgtcatgccacagagcacccacatctcatcatgccacagagcacccacatctcacatcatgccacagagcacccacatctcacatcatgccacagagcgcccacatctcacatcatgccacagagcacccacatctcacatcatgccacagagcacccacatctcacatcatgccacagagcacccacatctcatcatgccacagagcacccacatctcacatcatgccacagagcacccacatctcacatcatgccacagagtacccacatctcacatcatgccacagagcacccacatctcacatcatgccacagagcacccacatctcacatcatgccacagagcacccacatctcatcatgccacagagcacccacatctcatcatgccacagagcaccctcatctcatcatgccacagagcacccacatctcacatcatgccacagagcacccacatctcacatcatgccacagagcacccacatcatgccacagagcacccacatctcacatcatgccacagagcacccacatctcacatcatgccacagagcacccacatctcacatcatgccacagagcacccacatctcacatcatgccacagagtacccacatctcacatcatgccacagagcacccacatctcacatcatgccacagagcacccacatctcacgtcatgccacagagcacccacatctcatcatgccacagagcacccacatctcacatcatgccacagagtacccacatctcacatcatgccacagagcacccacatctcacatcatgccacagagcacccacatctcacatcatgccacagagcacccacatctcatcatgccacagagcacccacatctcatcatgccacagagcacccacatctcacatcatgccacagagcacccacatctcacatcatgccacagagcacccacatcatgccacagagcacccacatctcacatcatgccacagagcacccacatctcacatcatgccacagagcacccatatctcacatcatgccacagagcacccacatctcacatcatgccacagagcacccacatctcacatcatgccaccgagcacccacatctcacatcatgccacagagcacccacatcatgccacagagcacccatatctcacatcatgccacagagcacccacatctcacatcatgccacagagcacccacatctcacatcatgccacagagcacccacatctcacatcatgccacagagcacccacatctcacatcatgccacagagcacccacatcatgccacagagtacccacatctcatcatgccacagagcacccacatctcacatcatgccaccgagcacccacatctcacatcatgccacagagcacccacatctcacatcatgccaccgagcacccacatctcacatcatgccatagagcacccacatctcacatcatgccacagagcacccacatctcacatcatgccacagagcacccacatcatgccacagagcacccacatcatgccacagagcacccacatctcatcatgccacagagcacccacatctcacatcatgccacagagcacccacatctcacatcatgccacagagcacccacatcatgccacagagcacccacatctcacatcatgccacagagcacccacatctcacatcatgccaccgagcacccacatctcacatcatgccacagagcacccacatcatgccacagagtacccacatctcatcatgccacagagcacccacatctcacatcatgccacagagcacccacatctcacatcatgccacagagcacccacatctcacatcatgccacagagcacccatatctcacatcatgccacagagcacccacatcatgccacagagcacccacatctcacatcatgccacagagcacccacatctcatcatgccacagagcacccacatctcacatcatgccacagagcacccacatctcacatcatgccatagagcacccacatctcacatcatgccacagagcacccacatctcacatcatgccacagagcacccacatcatgccacagagcacccacatcatgccacagagcacccatatctcatcatgccacagagcacccacatctcacatcatgccacagagcacccacatctcacatcatgccacagagcacccacatcatgccacagagcacccacatctcacatcatgccacagagcacccacatctcacatcatgccacagagcacccacatctcacatcatgccacagagcacccacatctcacatcatgccaccgagcacccacatctcacatcatgccacagagtacccacatctcacatcatgccacagagcacccacatctcacatcatgccacagagtacccacatctcacatcatgccacagagcacccacatctcacatcatgccacagagcacccacatctcacatcatgccaccgagcacccacatctcacatcatgccacagagcacccacatcatgccacagagtacccacatctcatcatgccacagagcacccacatctcacatcatgccacagagcacccacatctcacatcatgccacagagcacccacatctcacatcatgccacagagcacccacatctcacatcatgccacagagcacccacatcatgccacagagcacccacatctcacatcatgccacagagcacccacatctcacatcatgccacagagcacccacatctcacatcatgccacagagcacccagatcatgccacagagcacccacatctcacatcatgccacagagcacccacatctcacatcatgccacagagcacccacatctcacatcatgccacagagcacccacatcatgccacagagcacccacatctcccatcatgccacagagcacccacatctcccatcatgccacagagcacccacatctcacatcatgccacagagcacccacatcatgccacagagcacccacatctcacatcatgccacagagcacccacatctcacatcatgccacagagcacccacatctcacatcatgccacagagcatccacatcatgccacagagcacccacatctcacatcatgccacagagcacccacatctcatcatgccacagagcacccacatctcacatcatgccacagagcacccacatctcatcatgccacagagcacccacatctcacatcatgccacagagcacccacatctcatcatgccacagagcacccacatctcacatcatgccacagagcacccacatctcatcatgccacagagtacccacatctcacatcatgccacagagcacccacatctcacatcatgccacagagcacccacatcatgccacagagcacccacatctcacatcatgccacagagcacccacatctcacatcatgccacagagcacccacatcatgccacagagcacccacatcatgccacagagcacccacatctcatcatgccacagagcacccacatctcacatcatgccacagagcacccacatctcacatcatgccacagagcacccacatctcacatcatgccacagagcacccacatctcacatcatgccacagagcacccacgtctcacatcatgccacagagtacccacatctcacatcatgccacagagcacccacatctcacatcgtgccacagagcacccacatctcacatcatgccacagagcacccacatctcacatcatgccacagagcacccacatctcacatcatgccacagagcacccacatctcacatcatgccaccgagcacccacatctcacatcatgccacagagtacccacatctcatcatgccacagagcacccacatctcacatcatgccacagagcacccacatctcacatcatgccacagagcacccacatctcacatcatgccacagagcacccacatcatgccacagagcacccacatctcacatcatgccacagagcacccacatctcacatcatgccacagagcacccacatcatgccacagagcacccacatctcacatcatgccacagagcacccacatctcacatcatgccacagagcacccacatctcacatcatgccacagagcacccacatcatgccacagagcacccacatctcacatcatgccacagagcacccacatctcacatcatgccacagagcacccacatctcacatcatgccacagagcatccacatcatgccacagagcacccacatcatgccacagagcacccacatctcacatcatgccacagagcacccacatctcatcatgccacagagcacccacatctcatcatgccacagagcacccacatctcacatcatgccacagagcacccacatctcatcatgccacagagcacccacatctcacatcatgccacagagcacccacatctcatcatgccacagagcacccacatctcacatcatgccacagagcacccacatctcatcatgccacagagcacccacatctcacatcatgccacagagcacccacatctcacatcatgccacagagcacccacatctcacatcatgccactgctgCTCACCTTACCTAGTCCACGCTATTGCTTCTCTCCTCACTGTGTGATTGGCTTCTGCTTAGTGCCTCAACCTCCTGCAGGTACACAGGATCATCTACAAGCCAGGCTGGTAAAAATCTGTCTCATCataagtgtaagctgcgagcagggccctcctacctctatgtctctatacagtgtaagctgtgagcagggccctcctacctctatgtctctatacagtgtaagctgtgagcagggccctcctacctctttgtctctatacagtgtaagctgtgagcagggccctcctacctctatgtctctatacagtgtaagctgtgagcagggccctcctacctctatgtctctatacagtgtaagctgtgagcagggccttcctacctctatgtctctatagagtgtaagctgtgagcagggccctcctacctctatgtctctatacagtgtaagctgtgagcagggccctcctacctctatgtctctatacagtgtaagctgtgagcagggccctcctacctctatgtctctatacagtgtaagctgtgagcagggccctcctacctctatgtctctatacagtgtaagctgtgagcagggccctcctacctctatgtctctatacagtgtaaactgtgagcagggccctcctacctctatgtctctatacagtgtaagctgtgagcagggccctcctacctctatgtctatatacagtgtaagctgtgagcagggccctcctacctctatgtctatatACAGTGTaaactgtgagcagggccctcctacctctatgtctgtctggtttTACCCAGTTTTCTTCTATCACTGTTCTTCTATTTGTAAAACGCAGCGGAATATGCTGCTATATAAGAAACACTTCATAAATAATGATCTAGTGTATTTTCCACAGACGGCATTAAATCCACAGTATTGCGACAAGTCCTTTCCTAGACTGCCCCTTTCTGTACTGAATACAGGGGTGCTCGCGGGTAAATGTACGTAGCCGTGGTTTCACTACTAACaatggtattcaattagctccagcAATTTCAGAGCTACTGCGTTTACCCCGCTGCGTATTCAGTTGCCGGACATTTTTGCAAATGCCTTTTCACCTTCGTTTTCGCTGGCGCAGGTGTGAAGACATGGATTTCTCGTTCCACATGTTTTCCGCTCCTGCTGAATGTTTTGCCTAGACgataaaacggcactaattgaataccccccaaggtCACTTACTTTATATCGCCAGCAAACTAAAGCAGCAAAATACTACGCCCATGTCCATCTGATTATCCTGCAAAACTGCCGCATCTATCTGGCCAATCACATGCAGGGGGCTCACAGCAGACGTATACTGTGGGCAGTAATTGTGTCAGTATGTACCAGTAGCAGGAAAATACAATTACTAATATATTGGGAggaaaattattatttattcattatatTCAAGGTGCAGTATTAATTGTGTATTAGTGTTATGTTTTTTTATGACGGAAGACATTTAATATTTTATGGCACGTAATAAATATGGGGTTTCTATACCGCTAATGGTAACAACATTGACGATCATTCGGCGTCCTGTTCTCTCCAATAGTCTGCGGTATTGAGCGCTGTAAATCTGCGGTGCAATCCTGCCGGTAACCCACATCAAGACCGCCAAAAGCACGAAGCCGGCGCTTAGTAAAATGCGGCTTTAGGGTCTACCAAACACAAGCCATGTGCAGTGAGGTGTCGGGAAGTTGGGTCCCCGGGCCACTGTCTGACCCACCCTGGCACTATGTACTGCACTATAGTATACTGCCTCATTTACTGTAGTCTTCCATGTGAATAAGGACATTGCCGCTGTTATAGCGACAGATACAAGAGCCAGGAGCCGGGGAGAGGATGTAAATGAATTGTTCAGAGAGTGTTTTCTAATGACGGTATAACTCCGGGGCACAGAGGACTTTATGCCCCTCCCTGCCCCTCCCCGCCCCTCCCTGCCCCTCCCCGGGCTGAACGTTCATATGCTCAGCGGATGATAGTACTCGGatataactaagggggtcattccgagttgatcgcacggtagcagttttttgcagcgctgcgatcagatagtcgccacctatgggggagtgtattttcgctttgcaagtgtgcgatcgcttttccACTGCACTCCCAGAacacggtcagttgccgcccagaaacgccttctcgctgtcaatcaccttgcaatcgccgcTGCAATCGTTTTTTTTATAAGGTCCCACGCAGCCCGGCGTTTCCCATCGCCGGGCAgcaacacgcctgcacattgcggtcgcggcacatgcgcagttcagaattgaacgcaccactgcaaaaaactgcagcgtgcgatcaggtcggaatgaccccctaagtgcacaaGTATGTATGAAACATTTACTCTGCTGCTGGTTTAGTATTACAGCAATTGTAACTATAGTGTTACATGAGGAACGTACTGCAGCCACCAAATTCCACCAGTTACATAACCCATCCATGAAAGGTACAAGGCGAGGCCGCCATGTGGGGCACACTGCGTAGGTTACATCACCACCCGAGGCGCCATGTGGGGCGTAATGCGTAGGTTACATAACCATCCGAGGTGCCATGTGGGGCGTACTGCGTAGGTTACATAACCACCCGTGTCCGCCATGTGGGGCGTACTGCGTAGGTTACATAACCACCCGAGGCGCCATGTGGGGCGTACTGCGTAGGTTACATAACCACCCGTGTCCGCCATGTGgagcgcactgcgtaggttacataACCACCCGAGGCGCCATGTGGGGCACACTGCGTAGGTTACATAACCACCCGAGGCGCCATGTGGGGCACACTGCGTAGGTTACATAACCACCCGAGGTGCCATGTGGAGTGCACTGCGTAGGTTACATCACCACCCGAggcgccatgtggggcgcactgcgtaggttacataACCACCCGAGGTGCCATGTGGGGCGTACTGCGTAGGTTACATCACCATCCGAGGCCGCCATGTGGGGCACACTGCATAGGGTACATCACCACCCGAGGCCGCCATGTGGGGCACACTGCGTAGGTTACATCACCACCCGAGGCGCCATGTGGGGCGTACTGCGTAGGTTACATCACCACCCGAGGCCTCCATGTTTGGTGCACTGCGTAGGGTACATCACCACCACAAGGCCGCCATGTGggacgcactgcataggttacattGCCACCCGAGgccgccatgtggggcgcactgcgtagggtaCGTCACCATCCGAGGCCGCCatgttaggcgcactgcgtaggttacatcACCATATGAGgccgccatgttgggcgcactgcgtaggttacatcACCATCCAAGGCCACCATGTGGGGTGCACTGCGTAGGGTACACCTGGGAGGGTGTGCAGTTAGTGGGTTCAGGTTGTGGGGAAAGGAGAAGAACATATAGAAAGACAGGAAATTATAACAATGGTGACAGCACTATAAGAACTATGGTAGTTGACAAAAAAAAGGAAAATTTAGTAGCTGAATGGGGACTTTCCACTGATCTGTATTCCCTGCTTTTCAGCTCTGTTATTATATCATCTGTATTCCCTGCTTTTCAGCAATGTTATTATATCATCTGGAACAATGGATTAATTTTTTAGCCCTGATAAATGAAACCGCTCTGCTGCATAATGCTGTACAGCATCCAGGGACAGCAGGGATAAGTGGTGGAGAGTAGTTAGAGCTGCAGGAGGCCCCCAACCAGCCAATGAATGGATCTCATCTGAGCGCGCAATCCTTTTATGTAAACCATGATATTCAGGGTCATGTGATGCTTCATATTCTGCTGCATCACACCTGTTACCTGTGCGCACCGCTGTGGTGTATGGAGGACTGTGATAATGCAGCCAGCGGCAGGTGAAATCTGTGCATGTAGTGATGCTCGGCTACTTACCGCCATATAGGGGGGgcagcagatgggggggggggcagcagcagaCACAGGCGGGGGCAGCAGACAGGGGGCAGACGGACACTCAGTGTATGATTATACCATTATTTTGTTCTGACCTGTTGTTCCTGTCGGGGTTTATGACTGAACCTTTCTGTCTTCCTCCAGGCTGTTTGGCGTTACCGGGAACTGCGCAGCGTGCAGTAAGCTGATTCCCGCCTTTGAGATGGTGATGCGGGCAAAGGACAATGTGTACCACCTGGACTGCTTCGCTTGTCAGCTGTGTAATCAAAGGTACGTCCCTGACACCAGCGGCAGAAAGGGGTTTATGCGGCCTCAGTATGAATATCGCAGAACAAGCCGCCATCTTGTAGCTACAAAGTGCTACTCAGGGTGATCCTAGTCACTGGGTTACGCTGATTATTGGGGACATTAGTTCAGCAGATTCTTCTAGAACTATCTACCAAACAGTTTGAATCGGAGGTCAGTGTCGGCGTAAGCAGGGGTGTGCGAGCGTAGCAGTCCCGCAGGACATAGGACCCTGGGGTGGCACCATCGCTGCCCCACGGCATctgcatgtggcttgcagggtgTATGGAGTAGCATGCTACAGCCCAGCCGCCCCAAGAGTCCCAGCAATGCCCGCTGCAGCCTGCGCAGTGCGTTACTTACCAGCGGCCCCGCCCCCTGGGTGTGATGTCATGGTGTCACAGGTTAATGAGGTTATAAATCTGCCATTAAGCAGATAACGGGCTGGAATATGGGAAACGCACAGAAGCATTGTATATATCACCCTCTATAAGAGCGGGCGCTGAGCCTGACGC
Encoded proteins:
- the LMO3 gene encoding LIM domain only protein 3, whose amino-acid sequence is RLFGVTGNCAACSKLIPAFEMVMRAKDNVYHLDCFACQLCNQRFCVGDKFFLKNNMILCQTDYEEGLMKEGYVAQVR